Proteins found in one Saccharomyces mikatae IFO 1815 strain IFO1815 genome assembly, chromosome: 5 genomic segment:
- the SMKI05G2170 gene encoding Mg-dependent acid phosphatase (similar to Saccharomyces cerevisiae YER134C; ancestral locus Anc_8.160a) — MTGYPDVAAFDLDYTVWPCYCDTHLHGPFKPVKSKNGEVLTILCRDGYEVTIYRDIPRILGDLKDNGVKLMTASRTWAPEIAQEILRIFKIEYNGTLIPLANLFNEFQWGERSKIGHLRDGLKDLYDTTDLRSKKICLFDDESRNREVEKYDVKFVYVRDPENGPSWKLYQDYLSGKL, encoded by the coding sequence ATGACTGGGTACCCTGACGTAGCTGCTTTTGATTTGGATTACACGGTGTGGCCCTGCTATTGTGACACCCATTTGCATGGTCCTTTCAAACCAgtgaaaagtaaaaatggCGAGGTTCTCACAATTTTATGTAGAGATGGTTACGAGGTCACTATTTATAGGGATATCCCACGTATTCTGGGTGATTTGAAGGATAATGGAGTTAAGTTGATGACCGCATCAAGGACATGGGCCCCTGAAATTGCTCAGGAAATATTGAGAATATTTAAAATTGAGTACAATGGTACTTTAATCCCGTTAGCCAATCTATTCAATGAGTTTCAATGGGGAGAAAGAAGTAAGATTGGTCATTTAAGGGATGGTTTAAAGGACCTTTATGATACCACTGATTTGAGATCAAAGAAGATTTGcttatttgatgatgaaagtaGGAACAGAGAAGTAGAGAAATATGATGTTAAATTTGTTTACGTGAGAGATCCAGAAAATGGGCCATCTTGGAAACTTTACCAAGACTATTTAAGTGGGAAACTTTAA
- the GDI1 gene encoding Gdi1p (similar to Saccharomyces cerevisiae GDI1 (YER136W); ancestral locus Anc_8.175) → MDPETIDTEYDVIVLGTGITECILSGLLSVDGKKVLHIDKQDHYGGEAASVTLSQLYEKFKQNPISKEERESKFGKDRDWNVDLIPKFLMANGELTNILIHTDVTRYVDFKQVSGSYVFKQGKIYKVPANEIEAISSPLMGIFEKRRMKKFLEWISSYKEDDLSSHQGLDLDKNTMDEVYYKFGLGNSTKEFIGHAMALWTNDDYLQQPARPSFERILLYCQSVARYGKSPYLYPMYGLGELPQGFARLSAIYGGTYMLDTPIDEVLYKKDTGKFEGVKTKLGTFKAPLVIADPTYFPEKCKSTGQRVIRAICILNHPVPNTSNADSLQIIIPQSQLGRKSDIYVAIVSDAHNVCSKGHYLAIISTIIETDKPHIELEPAFKLLGPIEEKFMGIAELFEPREDGSKDSVYLSRSYDASSHFESMTDDVKDIYFRVTGHPLVLKQRQEQEKQ, encoded by the coding sequence ATGGATCCGGAAACTATAGACACAGAGTACGACGTGATTGTTTTAGGTACCGGTATTACTGAGTGCATCTTATCTGGTTTACTCTCTGTAgatggaaaaaaagtattaCATATTGACAAGCAAGATCATTATGGTGGTGAAGCTGCTTCTGTGACCTTATCTCAATTgtatgaaaaattcaaacagAATCCTATCAGTAAAGAGGAGCGGGAATCTAAGTTTGGGAAAGATAGAGACTGGAATGTCGATTTGATTCCTAAATTTCTGATGGCCAATGGTGAACTCACAAATATCTTAATACATACTGATGTGACTAGATATGTTGATTTCAAACAAGTTTCTGGTTCCTACGTGTTCaaacaaggaaaaatttacaaagTACCAGCAAATGAAATAGAAGCCATTTCTTCACCATTAATGggtatttttgaaaaacgtagaatgaaaaaattcctAGAATGGATTAGTTCTTACAAAGAAGATGACTTATCCTCTCATCAAGGTCTAGACTTGGACAAGAATACCATGGATGAAGTTTATTATAAATTTGGTTTAGGTAATTCCACCAAGGAATTTATTGGTCATGCAATGGCTTTATGGACCAATGATGACTATTTGCAGCAGCCCGCTAGACCATCGTTTGAGAGGATCTTGTTGTATTGCCAAAGTGTTGCTCGTTACGGTAAATCACCTTATCTATATCCTATGTATGGGTTGGGCGAACTTCCACAAGGATTTGCTCGTTTGTCGGCTATTTATGGTGGTACTTATATGCTGGACACCCCAATTGATGAAGTATTGTACAAGAAAGATACAGGAAAATTTGAAGGGGTCAAGACTAAACTGGGAACTTTCAAGGCCCCATTGGTTATTGCTGATCCAACCTACTTCCCTGAAAAATGTAAATCTACCGGCCAAAGAGTCATCAGAGCCATCTGTATTTTAAACCACCCAGTTCCAAACACCAGTAATGCAGATTCCTTACAAATTATCATCCCACAAAGTCAGCTAGGTAGGAAAAGCGATATATACGTTGCGATCGTTTCGGACGCACATAACGTTTGCTCCAAGGGCCATTACTTAGCTATTATTTCCACAATCATCGAAACTGATAAACCACATATAGAATTGGAACCTGCTTTCAAGCTTCTAGGGCCAATCGAGGAAAAATTCATGGGCATTGCTGAATTGTTTGAACCAAGAGAAGACGGTTCTAAGGATAGCGTCTACTTATCCAGATCATACGATGCATCCTCCCATTTCGAATCTATGACTGATGACGTTAAAGATATCTACTTTAGGGTAACAGGCCATCCACTAGTTTTGAAGCAAAGACAGGAGCAAGAAAAGCAATGA
- the SMKI05G2190 gene encoding uncharacterized protein, which produces MGEPSKRTENDIIRLSQAMDSLAKLIISKRKDGSQLQVEYNRKLKELENFINLLLGLNENTGSNVMNTSVLDVILRNGIDILEKDDQKYALIPIIPKTEVDAINNAQVATSKRSGKKKKNKIKCSFCHQVGHTRARCDVRLTVLPKE; this is translated from the coding sequence ATGGGTGAGCCATCAAAAAGGACTGAAAATGACATCATCAGGTTATCACAAGCTATGGATTCCCTGGCTAAGTTAATTATTTCAAAGCGAAAAGATGGTTCTCAGTTACAAGTAGAGTATAACCGTAAGTTGAAAGAACTAGAGAATTTCATTAATTTGTTACTTGgtttaaatgaaaacacTGGGAGCAATGTGATGAATACCAGTGTTCTTGACGTAATACTACGGAATGGCATAGATATCTTGGAAAAAGATGACCAAAAATATGCCCTGATACCGATTATACCTAAAACAGAAGTGGATGCAATAAATAACGCTCAGGTTGCAACCAGCAAAAGAAGtggtaaaaagaaaaagaacaagattAAGTGTTCATTTTGCCATCAGGTTGGTCACACAAGAGCCCGTTGTGATGTGAGATTGACTGTGCTGCCAAAAGAATGA
- the RTR1 gene encoding RNA polymerase II subunit B1 CTD phosphatase RTR1 (similar to Saccharomyces cerevisiae RTR2 (YDR066C) and RTR1 (YER139C); ancestral locus Anc_8.181) has product MATIEDIKETALIPFQKHRQLSMHEAEVITLEIIGLFCDSECKDEKTLKYLGRFLTPDMYQDLVDERNLNKRCGYPLCVKSPERIRDPFSMNDTTKKFLLENNPYAYLSHYCSKFHFRCSQFYQVQLSDEALFARTGVHLFEDPEQDKHDIDFKITLFEELLREKASEEDIKSLISGLKKLGLDPDNESTDKNDTELEDDLSKWLAQIKIVENNNPSILGDFTKED; this is encoded by the coding sequence ATGGCGACAATTGAAGATATAAAGGAAACGGCGTTAATCCCCTTCCAAAAGCATAGGCAGCTTTCTATGCATGAAGCAGAAGTTATAACATTAGAGATCATAGGTCTATTTTGTGATTCAGAATGTAAGGATGAAAAAACATTGAAGTATTTAGGCCGATTTCTCACACCGGATATGTATCAGGACCTAGTAGATGAGAGAAACTTGAACAAAAGATGCGGATATCCCCTTTGTGTAAAATCACCGGAAAGGATACGTGatcctttttcaatgaatgACACTACTAAAAAGTTTCTATTAGAAAATAATCCATATGCATATTTATCACACTATTGCAGTAAGTTTCACTTTAGATGCTCTCAATTTTATCAAGTACAACTATCGGACGAAGCTTTATTTGCAAGAACAGGGGTTCATTTGTTTGAAGATCCTGAACAGGACAAGCATGATAtagatttcaaaataaCCTTGTTTGAGGAGTTGTTAAGGGAAAAGGCATCGGAGGAAGATATCAAATCATTGATTTCCGGTCTCAAGAAATTAGGGTTGGATCCTGATAATGAGAGTACAGATAAAAATGATACTGAGTTGGAAGACGATCTATCGAAGTGGTTAGCGCAGATCAAAATTGTTGAGAATAATAATCCAAGCATCTTGGGTGATTTTACGAAAGAAGATTGA
- the EMP65 gene encoding Emp65p (similar to Saccharomyces cerevisiae YER140W; ancestral locus Anc_8.182), whose product MQHNDNIVGKDITKKRLLRRNSAPSAIHIISQLDRKWCFLWKTIDRHNINDEQDRRCDTDTEEEKEDDYELEQLLNMVRIPVFLEKFMLFALLASLDCFLYYFTVLPIRLIKGYVKQFKSYRQHYRLQQRSGHKHIISFRYIITSREYKERCMIFIIMTSSILLSKLDTSKLYHRIKRQSAMKLYMLFSVLEMADKMLASLGQSLLIVLLSRRNSQRILLHKFLLVSMSLMYVTIHGYVLVYQAISLNIAVNSYSNALLTLLLSMQFAEIKSSVLKKFDKEGFFQITIADVVERFKLTLLLSIIGLRNLQSWTSSLSNTNIKFWSPRSTLSVVINILCGPMVSVVGSEVIVDWAKHAYITKFNRIRPQIYDKFYYIIHRDYSTRTHKLEDRLGLPLPAFVVLFIVMVRPTLFKSPESSYLPLLFRIFFIGASVFFLALLTKFILDLILIKWGRHIEQRSRDQILNTAVTEKEYVPGLLSGGMGKVDFATRNTLHCDYNKENQIEIQRTSPTQKRENPLAARCIPPSLNEIRRQKDAKSPRSLENVARYKMVSKRIW is encoded by the coding sequence ATGCAACACAACGATAACATTGTAGGGAAGGACATAACAAAGAAACGTTTGCTGAGGAGAAATAGTGCTCCATCAGCAATACATATTATTTCACAATTGGACAGAAAATGGTGTTTCCTATGGAAAACTATAGATAGGCACAACATCAATGATGAACAAGATAGGAGGTGTGATACAGatactgaagaagaaaaggaagatgaTTACGAATTGGAGCAATTGCTAAACATGGTAAGGATACCGGTGTTcttggaaaaattcatgCTATTTGCTCTTTTAGCCAGCCTAGATTGTTTCCTTTATTACTTTACTGTATTACCGATACGGCTGATAAAGGGATATGTAAAGCAGTTTAAGAGTTACCGCCAGCATTATCGCCTTCAGCAGAGGTCTGGGCACAAACATATCATATCTTTTCGATACATAATAACTTCAAGGGAGTATAAAGAAAGATGTATGATTTTTATCATAATGACTTCATCCATTCTCTTAAGCAAGTTAGACACATCAAAGCTGTATCATAGAATAAAACGGCAAAGCGCTATGAAactgtatatgcttttcAGTGTACTGGAAATGGCGGACAAAATGTTGGCAAGCTTGGGTCAAAGTTTGTTAATCGTTTTGCTTTCTAGAAGGAACTCTCAACGGATACTACTGCACAAGTTCTTATTGGTATCAATGAGCTTGATGTATGTGACTATACACGGTTACGTATTGGTTTACCAGGCAATTTCCCTGAATATAGCAGTGAACTCCTATTCTAATGCCTTGCTAACTTTATTACTATCTATGCAGTTTGCAGAGATTAAATCATCCgtactgaaaaaatttgataaagaaggattctttcaaattacTATTGCAGACGTGGTAGAGAGATTCAAGTTGACACTATTATTGTCAATAATTGGTCTTAGAAACCTCCAGTCATGGACATCCTCACTATCGAACACAAATATTAAATTTTGGAGTCCACGTTCTACACTGTCAGTCGTCATCAATATTCTCTGTGGGCCAATGGTCAGCGTAGTAGGGAGTGAAGTAATAGTGGATTGGGCCAAGCATGCCTATATCACAAAATTTAATCGCATTCGCCCACAGATATATGATAAGTTCTATTATATAATACACAGAGATTATTCCACCAGAACGCACAAATTAGAAGATAGACTAGGATTGCCTTTACCTGCGTTTGTTGTTCTCTTCATTGTCATGGTTAGACCAACACTTTTCAAATCCCCAGAATCTTCCTACCTTCCATTATTATTCAGGATCTTCTTCATAGGGGCATCAGTGTTTTTTCTAGCCTTGCTGACAAAATTCATACTGGATCTTATTTTAATTAAGTGGGGCAGGCATATAGAGCAACGATCCAGAGACCAAATTCTCAACACCGCTGTGACCGAAAAAGAATACGTACCAGGTCTACTCTCAGGCGGTATGGGTAAGGTTGACTTCGCTACAAGAAATACATTACATTGTGACTACAATAAAGAGAATCAAATAGAAATCCAACGAACATCGCCTACCCAGAAAAGAGAGAATCCTTTGGCTGCTCGATGTATCCCCCCCAGTTTAAATGAGATTAGAAGACAGAAGGATGCCAAGAGCCCGCGATCGCTTGAGAATGTTGCTCGCTATAAAATGGTGTCTAAGAGAATATGGTAA
- the COX15 gene encoding Cox15p (similar to Saccharomyces cerevisiae COX15 (YER141W); ancestral locus Anc_8.183): MLFRNLEVGRQAAKLLTRTSSRLTWQSVTASRNISFISQQIRKVPSHSFKTCMSNRAFSLSSPVLRPHVASASNPIESRLKTSKNVAYWLIGTSGLVFGIVVLGGLTRLTESGLSITEWKPVTGTLPPMNQKEWEEEFIKYKESPEFKLLNSHIDLDEFKFIFFMEWIHRLWGRAIGVVFILPAVYFAVSKKTSGHVNKRLFGLAGLLGLQGFVGWWMVKSGLDQEQLDARKSKPTVSQYRLTTHLGTAFFLYMGMLWTGLEILRECKWMKNPVQAINLFKKLESSAIGPMRKISLALLAVSFLTAMSGGMVAGLDAGWIYNTWPKMGESWFPSSRELMDENFSRREDKKDLWWRNLLENPVTVQLVHRTCAYVAFTSVLAAHMYAIKKKAIIPKNAMTSLHVMMGVVTLQATLGILTILYLVPISLASIHQAGALALLTSSLVFASQLRKPRAPMRNMIITLPHTSKVTSGKILSEASKFASKPL, translated from the coding sequence ATGCTTTTCAGAAACTTAGAAGTGGGCAGACAGGCGGCCAAGCTACTAACAAGGACCTCGAGCCGTTTGACTTGGCAAAGCGTCACAGCCTCAAGGaacatttcttttattagtCAACAAATTAGGAAGGTTCCATCACATAGTTTTAAGACATGTATGAGTAACCGTGCATTTTCGCTTTCTTCCCCCGTTTTAAGACCACATGTTGCTTCAGCCTCGAACCCTATTGAGTCACGTTTGAAAACGTCGAAGAACGTTGCTTACTGGTTAATCGGTACTTCTGGATTGGTATTTGGTATTGTTGTTCTGGGTGGATTGACTAGACTAACAGAATCTGGGTTGAGTATTACTGAATGGAAGCCTGTTACCGGTACTCTACCCCCAATGAACCAAAAGGAATgggaagaagaatttatCAAGTATAAAGAATCACCAGAattcaaattattgaatTCCCACATTGATTTAGATGAATTtaagtttattttttttatggaATGGATCCATAGACTGTGGGGTCGTGCCATCGGTGTAGTTTTCATATTGCCTGCAGTATACTTTGCCGTGTCCAAAAAAACGTCAGGCCATGTCAATAAGAGGTTGTTTGGTTTAGCAGGCTTATTGGGTCTACAAGGATTTGTAGGGTGGTGGATGGTGAAGTCTGGTCTCGATCAAGAACAACTGGATGcaagaaaatcaaagcCAACCGTTTCTCAATATAGGCTGACTACGCATTTGGGTACCgcttttttcttatacATGGGTATGCTTTGGACTGGTCTAGAGATATTGAGGGAATGTAAATGGATGAAGAACCCTGTTCAAGCCATAAACCTCTTTAAAAAGTTGGAAAGTTCTGCAATTGGACCAATGAGAAAAATCTCTTTAGCCTTGTTGGCGGTTTCCTTCCTAACTGCTATGAGTGGGGGTATGGTTGCCGGTCTAGATGCCGGCTGGATCTACAATACTTGGCCAAAAATGGGTGAAAGTTGGTTCCCAAGTTCTCGTGAATTGAtggatgaaaatttttctagaAGGGAGGACAAGAAAGATTTATGGTGGAGAAATTTACTAGAGAACCCTGTCACAGTTCAGTTGGTTCATAGAACATGTGCGTATGTTGCTTTTACATCAGTTTTAGCTGCACATATGTACGCTATCAAAAAGAAGGCTATCATTCCAAAGAACGCAATGACATCTTTGCATGTTATGATGGGTGTCGTAACTTTACAAGCCACTCTTGGTATTTTAACTATATTGTATCTGGTCCCAATATCATTAGCATCTATCCATCAAGCTGGTGCTTTGGCGTTACTAACAAGTTCTTTAGTTTTTGCCTCCCAATTACGCAAACCAAGAGCCCCAATGAGAAACATGATCATTACTCTGCCACATACAAGTAAAGTAACTAGCGGAAAAATTTTAAGCGAAGCCTCTAAATTTGCCTCCAAACCATTGTAA
- the MAG1 gene encoding DNA-3-methyladenine glycosylase II (similar to Saccharomyces cerevisiae MAG1 (YER142C); ancestral locus Anc_8.184) — MKLKRDYDEVTKVEGVKEIMKDLGSRFEKVALPEEYSFKHEEKFNVACQHILEKDPSLLPLLKNYEFSLYLKGTQVPDTLDGYFVRLASTILSQQISGIAAKSIKARVESLYGGTFPEYKVLFEDFKDPVKSAKIAKCGLSKRKMVYLESLATYFTERNEDVKRLFSQEDNDDEIINSLVTNVKGIGPWSAKMFLISGLKRMDVFAPEDLGIARGFSKYLSDKPELEKELMRERGVIKKSKIKHKKYNWKIYDDDVMEKCSQLFAPYRSVFMFILWRLSSTDTEAMIKVERDFVKS, encoded by the coding sequence ATGAAACTAAAAAGAGATTACGATGAGGTGACAAAAGTAGAAGGCGTCAAGGAGATAATGAAGGATCTAGGATCTCGGTTCGAAAAGGTTGCACTCCCTGAGGAATATAGCTTCAAAcatgaagaaaagtttaATGTGGCTTGCCAACATATTTTGGAGAAAGATCCATCCCTTTTACCTCTGCTGAAAAATTACGAATTTTCGTTATATCTAAAGGGGACCCAAGTCCCTGATACACTTGATGGTTATTTTGTCAGACTTGCAAGTACTATTTTGTCTCAGCAGATCAGTGGTATAGCAGCAAAAAGTATCAAGGCAAGAGTTGAGAGTCTCTATGGAGGTACATTTCCTGAGTACAAAGTGCTTTTTGAAGACTTCAAAGACCCAGTAAAAAGTGCAAAGATCGCAAAATGTGGGTtgagtaaaagaaaaatggtatATCTGGAATCTCTTGCTACCTATTTTACTGAAAGAAATGAGGATGTCAAGAGACTTTTCAGTCAAGAAGATAATGACGATGAAATAATCAACAGCTTGGTTACCAATGTGAAGGGAATAGGACCATGGAGTGCGAAAATGTTCTTGATTTCTGGACTAAAACGAATGGATGTATTTGCACCTGAAGATTTGGGTATTGCTAGGGGTTTTTCAAAGTATCTTTCAGATAAACCAGAACtggaaaaagaattaatGCGGGAAAGGGgagtaataaaaaagagcaaGATAAAACATAAGAAATACAACTGGAAGAtatatgatgatgatgtgATGGAGAAATGCTCTCAATTATTTGCTCCTTATAGGTCTGTGTTTATGTTCATACTTTGGAGACTTTCAAGCACGGATACGGAAGCCATGATTAAGGTGGAGAGGGATTTTGTGAAGTCTTGA
- the DDI1 gene encoding Ddi1p (similar to Saccharomyces cerevisiae DDI1 (YER143W); ancestral locus Anc_8.185), protein MDLTISNELTGEIYGPIEVSEDMALTDLIALLQADCGFDRTKHDLYFNMDILDPNKSQSLNELGLKTDDLLLIRGKISDSNQTDTATLSDEAFIEQFRQELLNNQMLRSQLIVQIPALSDLVNDAQLFKERLGPLILQRRYGGYNVAMNPFGIPQDEYNRLMSNPDDPDNRERIAELLDQQAIDEQLRNAIEYTPEMFTQVPMLYINIEINNYPVKAFVDTGAQTTIMSTRLAKKTGLSRMIDKRFIGEARGVGTGKIIGRIHQAQVKIETQYIPCSFTVLDTDIDVLIGLDMLKRHLACVDLKENILRIAEVETKFLSEGEIPKSLQEELPAPKSVATPSNKPLLPTKTSSSLMPQPGAVPAVAPRTGKSQAPSEGRTSGVTTTAAGTFPEQTIKQLMDLGFPRDTVVKALKQTGGNAEFAASLLFQ, encoded by the coding sequence ATGGATTTAACTATTTCAAACGAACTTACTGGCGAAATTTACGGCCCAATTGAAGTCAGTGAAGATATGGCCTTGACCGACCTGATAGCGTTACTGCAAGCTGATTGTGGTTTTGACAGGACAAAGCACGACTTATACTTTAATATGGATATTCTGGATCCGAACAAAAGTCAATCTCTGAACGAATTGGGACTCAAAACTGACGACTTACTATTGATTAGAGGCAAGATCTCTGATTCCAATCAGACAGATACTGCCACTTTATCCGATGAAGCGTTCATAGAGCAGTTTAGACAAGAGCTATTGAATAATCAAATGCTTAGATCACAGCTCATTGTGCAAATTCCTGCGCTTAGTGATTTAGTAAACGATGCACAGTTGTTTAAGGAACGATTAGGTCCACTCATTTTACAAAGACGTTATGGCGGCTACAACGTCGCTATGAATCCATTTGGCATTCCTCAAGATGAGTACAATAGACTAATGTCCAACCCTGATGATCCTGATAACAGAGAGAGAATTGCCGAGCTTTTAGACCAACAAGCAATCGATGAGCAATTGCGTAATGCCATCGAATATACTCCTGAAATGTTTACTCAAGTCCCTATGCtttatattaatattgaaaTAAATAACTACCCCGTCAAAGCATTTGTGGATACTGGCGCCCAGACAACAATTATGTCTACTAGATTAGCAAAGAAAACTGGTTTATCGAGGATGATTGACAAGAGGTTTATTGGAGAAGCTCGTGGTGTTGGAACTGGCAAAATTATTGGAAGAATTCATCAAGCCCAAGTCAAAATAGAAACGCAATATATTCCATGTAGCTTCACTGTCTTAGATACTGACATAGATGTTTTAATTGGATTAGACATGTTAAAAAGGCATTTGGCTTGTGTGgacttgaaagaaaacattcTTAGAATAGCCGAAGTGGAAACGAAGTTTTTGAGTGAAGGGGAAATTCCAAAAAGTCTTCAAGAAGAGTTACCAGCACCAAAATCAGTCGCAACTCCGTCCAATAAGCCGCTTTTACCCACCAAAACTAGTTCAAGTTTAATGCCACAGCCTGGAGCTGTTCCGGCGGTTGCTCCAAGAACAGGTAAGAGTCAGGCACCTAGTGAGGGAAGAACATCTGGTGTTACAACTACGGCGGCGGGAACGTTCCCGGAACAAACAATCAAGCAGCTTATGGACTTGGGATTTCCTCGGGATACTGTTGTTAAGGCTCTAAAGCAAACTGGTGGAAATGCAGAGTTTGCGGCATCGCTTCTTTTTCAGTGA